One Candidatus Nitrososphaera evergladensis SR1 genomic window carries:
- a CDS encoding sodium:solute symporter family protein produces MAGLDGFGIAIAAFLVLSLVVGTLTSRLVKKSSKRYMVAGKSLPLFFVGTMLAAQSIDGNSSLGNVSLVYQFGFWAGAAIPIGLGVCLILTGTVYGKRLNKMALLTLPDFYYRRFGNGAEGISGVLMMISFIVLVAGNFAASGFILQSVFGIDLFWGMLIAALIVLVYTYAGGLFSSAYTDIFQIYLAIGAFWAAFLFFAGGFYGVDFGTILGNAPPAYLDLSGLVDPANGAYVNWASIMALGLGDIVALDFMERVFAARDGRTAQRGAFMGAGLTLFTVIPTSMMGIIALFVLPNIADPFTAYPELAINHMPFPIGAALMMGVLGASMSTANGGLLAISSVMSRNIIQRDILRRMLKRPGMEDKKLLMTTRLFTIPMMVAAFILGYLLPQPGIYLVLAFDIVFAGAWAPLTLGLFWKKANMPAAITSLIVGSSIRLLLFLTMPPDLAGLDTMIPPPISFAAFVIVALATQKRYPGAQRHGVIEYVPPEEDVVKGEDLKGYMEPVGR; encoded by the coding sequence ATGGCTGGGCTGGATGGGTTTGGAATAGCTATTGCGGCATTTCTTGTGCTGTCGCTTGTCGTCGGCACGCTGACATCGAGGCTTGTAAAGAAAAGCAGCAAGAGGTACATGGTCGCCGGAAAAAGTCTCCCACTGTTTTTCGTGGGGACGATGCTTGCCGCCCAGTCGATTGACGGCAACTCGTCGCTTGGCAACGTGTCCTTGGTATACCAGTTTGGGTTCTGGGCCGGCGCGGCGATCCCGATTGGCCTTGGCGTATGCCTCATACTTACGGGGACTGTTTACGGCAAGAGGCTGAACAAGATGGCTCTCTTGACGCTGCCTGACTTTTACTACCGGCGCTTTGGCAACGGCGCCGAGGGCATCTCCGGCGTGCTCATGATGATAAGTTTCATCGTGCTTGTCGCCGGCAACTTTGCGGCGAGTGGTTTTATCCTGCAATCTGTCTTTGGGATCGACCTTTTCTGGGGGATGCTAATCGCCGCGCTGATAGTCCTAGTATACACGTACGCAGGCGGCCTCTTTTCGTCTGCCTATACTGACATTTTCCAGATATATCTTGCAATAGGGGCGTTCTGGGCTGCGTTCCTGTTTTTTGCGGGCGGCTTTTACGGCGTCGACTTTGGGACCATCCTTGGCAACGCGCCGCCTGCATACCTTGACTTGTCAGGGCTTGTCGACCCAGCAAACGGCGCGTACGTCAACTGGGCAAGCATAATGGCGCTTGGCCTTGGCGACATTGTGGCGCTTGACTTTATGGAGCGCGTCTTTGCGGCAAGGGATGGCAGGACTGCGCAGCGCGGGGCGTTCATGGGCGCCGGCCTCACCCTGTTTACTGTCATACCGACCAGCATGATGGGCATAATCGCGCTCTTTGTCCTTCCAAACATCGCAGACCCGTTCACCGCGTACCCGGAGCTTGCGATAAACCACATGCCGTTTCCAATAGGGGCCGCGCTCATGATGGGCGTGCTTGGCGCGTCAATGTCGACAGCCAACGGCGGGCTCCTTGCCATATCGTCAGTCATGTCAAGAAACATCATCCAGCGCGACATCCTGCGCAGGATGCTCAAGCGCCCCGGCATGGAGGACAAGAAACTGCTCATGACAACGCGCCTCTTTACCATTCCGATGATGGTTGCGGCGTTTATCCTTGGATACCTGCTCCCGCAGCCGGGAATCTATCTAGTGCTTGCGTTTGACATTGTGTTTGCCGGAGCGTGGGCCCCGCTCACGCTTGGGCTGTTCTGGAAAAAGGCCAACATGCCTGCCGCGATCACGTCGCTCATCGTGGGCTCTTCCATCCGGCTCTTGCTGTTCTTGACCATGCCTCCAGACCTTGCAGGCCTGGACACGATGATACCTCCGCCAATATCGTTTGCGGCGTTTGTCATAGTCGCGCTTGCCACGCAGAAAAGGTACCCCGGCGCGCAGAGGCACGGCGTCATCGAATACGTCCCGCCAGAAGAAGACGTCGTCAAGGGCGAGGACCTGAAGGGCTACATGGAGCCCGTGGGGAGGTAA
- a CDS encoding ParB/RepB/Spo0J family partition protein, which translates to MQVKNIPVNMIDIAEENVRKDHSFGEDDKDRLIKEHLSKFDLLQPVVVRFDDKSRRYKLLIGRRRFFALSAKGETQIPAVVTELEGAEAEAASLFENLIRKDLSPLEKARMVKRLVDTTKAGITGVAAKYGLPKSTVSEWLSILSLPQVLQDNIEQGRITSYEAIRIARKPKTVQEKLVAAAQEGRLQEEMAQAGVKRGAPRGLLTIRIVFDPRRKSDKQLWEKLNAKAEESGLDVTDYARSILSGHVQRDT; encoded by the coding sequence ATGCAGGTCAAGAACATCCCTGTCAACATGATAGACATAGCAGAAGAAAACGTCAGAAAGGACCACTCTTTTGGGGAGGACGACAAGGACAGGCTCATCAAAGAACATTTGTCAAAGTTTGACCTGCTGCAGCCGGTCGTGGTTCGCTTTGACGACAAGAGCAGGCGCTACAAGCTGCTGATAGGGCGCAGGCGCTTTTTTGCGCTCAGCGCCAAGGGCGAGACGCAGATACCGGCGGTCGTCACTGAACTGGAGGGCGCAGAAGCAGAGGCTGCGTCGCTTTTTGAGAACCTTATTCGCAAGGACCTGTCGCCGCTTGAAAAGGCCAGGATGGTCAAGAGGCTTGTTGACACCACCAAGGCAGGCATCACGGGCGTTGCGGCAAAGTACGGCCTGCCAAAGAGCACGGTAAGCGAGTGGCTCAGCATATTGTCATTGCCGCAGGTGCTGCAGGACAACATCGAGCAGGGCAGGATAACGTCGTACGAGGCCATCAGGATAGCAAGAAAGCCAAAGACCGTGCAAGAGAAACTGGTAGCTGCGGCACAGGAGGGCAGGCTGCAGGAAGAGATGGCGCAGGCAGGCGTAAAGCGCGGGGCGCCAAGGGGTCTGCTGACGATTCGCATCGTGTTTGACCCGAGGAGGAAATCCGACAAGCAGCTGTGGGAAAAGCTCAACGCAAAGGCAGAGGAGAGCGGCCTTGACGTCACCGACTATGCAAGGAGCATCCTTTCAGGGCACGTGCAGAGAGACACGTAG
- a CDS encoding agmatinase family protein: MGMEFYGDSYKGNDEPIFVGIPTFLKLPWLKSKAELEKVRPDVAIIGEPFDFGTTIRPGARYGPRAIRAASTVPSPPYEHFNIETGVDPFGVFRSVDYGDVNISPGDVVESHRRMTEKVKEVLDIDGIPVMLGGDHSITFANVRAFAKKYKNIGMIHIDTHADCAPQGLTGFKYDHGAHIRRIMELGCLKGKNYTLIGPRGYWPGPDLYKWMADQDFQWFTMLDVEELGIDKIAKEAADRANDNVDAVYISWDIDTFDPAYAPGTGEPEPNGLTSREGMRLMRLLSTSFDPDRFAFDLVEVAPNYDVSDGSSYNGGITSGLANRLIVELLAGLSLTKKGKTEGSPVRPKFYRGKGHTYDFGNGPKAKVPKRPPLAYGPKIKR; the protein is encoded by the coding sequence ATGGGAATGGAATTCTACGGTGATTCGTACAAGGGAAATGACGAGCCGATTTTTGTAGGCATACCAACCTTCCTGAAGCTGCCCTGGCTCAAGAGCAAGGCAGAGCTGGAAAAAGTCAGGCCGGACGTGGCCATCATAGGAGAGCCGTTTGACTTTGGCACCACCATCCGCCCGGGGGCGAGGTACGGCCCAAGGGCAATCCGCGCGGCCTCGACCGTCCCGTCCCCGCCGTACGAGCACTTTAACATAGAGACAGGCGTCGACCCGTTTGGCGTGTTCAGGTCTGTAGACTATGGCGACGTCAACATATCGCCCGGTGACGTGGTAGAGTCGCACAGGCGCATGACGGAGAAGGTCAAGGAAGTGCTTGACATCGACGGCATCCCGGTGATGCTTGGCGGAGATCATTCAATTACGTTTGCCAACGTGCGCGCCTTTGCAAAAAAGTACAAGAACATCGGCATGATCCACATCGACACCCACGCAGACTGCGCGCCGCAAGGGTTGACGGGCTTCAAGTACGACCACGGCGCCCACATCCGCAGGATAATGGAGCTTGGGTGCCTAAAGGGCAAAAACTACACGCTCATCGGCCCGAGGGGTTACTGGCCCGGGCCGGACCTGTACAAGTGGATGGCCGACCAGGACTTTCAGTGGTTCACGATGCTTGACGTGGAGGAGCTGGGAATAGACAAGATAGCAAAAGAGGCGGCAGACAGGGCAAACGACAACGTCGACGCAGTCTATATCAGCTGGGACATTGACACGTTTGACCCCGCGTACGCGCCGGGAACAGGCGAGCCGGAGCCAAACGGCCTGACGTCAAGGGAGGGAATGCGCCTCATGCGCCTGCTTTCGACGTCGTTTGATCCGGACAGGTTTGCGTTTGACCTGGTCGAAGTCGCGCCCAACTATGACGTAAGCGACGGCAGCTCGTACAACGGAGGCATCACGTCTGGCCTTGCCAACAGGCTCATAGTTGAACTGCTTGCAGGATTGTCGCTGACAAAGAAGGGCAAGACCGAGGGGAGCCCGGTGAGGCCCAAGTTCTACCGCGGCAAGGGCCACACGTACGACTTTGGCAACGGCCCAAAGGCCAAGGTGCCAAAGAGGCCGCCCTTGGCCTACGGCCCAAAGATAAAGAGGTAG
- a CDS encoding urease subunit gamma: protein MIYIKAVAKGEPDAAPLAKFFQYIDSTDELILKHSIEMVKDKMDRNLKLNVNEAFLLYAYFVATQVRAKKKAAEIEKDANSLLSSDQVMIGVPETLRTITFDAIVDGKREWITLQEPMSVSSYVMANNSSGS from the coding sequence ATGATCTACATCAAGGCGGTTGCAAAGGGCGAGCCCGACGCGGCTCCCCTTGCCAAGTTTTTTCAATACATTGATTCGACTGACGAACTTATCCTGAAGCATTCCATAGAGATGGTAAAGGACAAGATGGACAGGAACTTGAAGCTGAACGTGAACGAGGCGTTTTTGCTGTACGCGTATTTCGTGGCAACACAGGTGCGCGCCAAGAAAAAGGCGGCCGAGATCGAAAAAGACGCCAATTCGCTCCTTTCCTCGGACCAAGTCATGATAGGCGTCCCGGAGACTTTACGGACTATTACGTTTGACGCCATAGTCGACGGGAAAAGGGAGTGGATAACTTTGCAAGAGCCCATGTCCGTTTCAAGCTACGTAATGGCCAACAATTCAAGCGGTAGCTAG